From the genome of candidate division KSB1 bacterium:
CGGTCAACCGCCAGATCATCCCGTTGATGGAGCGGGAATCCGGCAAGTCGCACGGCCGCGGCTTCAGCGTGTGCTTCAATCCCGAGTTTTTGCGCGAAGGCAGCTCGGTGAAGGATTTTGAATCGCCGCCGTTCACCCTGGTGGGCACGCGCGACCAGGCCTGCGTCGAGAAGGTGCGCGAGCTGTATGCCGGCGTGGCGGCCCCGTTTTATGTCAGCAGCCTGGAAGTCGCGGAAACCGTCAAATATGCCAGCAACATTTATCATGCCGTCAAGATCACCTTTGCCAACGAGCTGGGCGCCTATTGCAAAAGCCTGGGCATCGACAGCCATGAGGTGATGAATTTGTTCGCGCTCGACACCAAGCTCAACATCTCGCGGGCCTATTTGCGGCCGGGTTTCGCCTTTGGCGGCTCCTGTCTGCCCAAGGATTTGCGCGCGCTGCTGTATCATGCTAAATCACAGGATCTCAGCCTGCCGCTGCTGGAAGCGGTGTTGCCCAGCAACGAACGCCATTTGCAGCGCGTGGTCGAGATGGTGCTGGCGCAGGGCAAGCGCAGGATCGGCATTCTCGGTCTGAGTTTCAAAGCCGGCACCGACGATCTGCGCGAAAGCCCGCTGGTGTGGCTGACCGAAACCCTGCTGGGCAAGGGGTATGAACTGCGCATTCTCGACCGCGACGTGGCGATGGCGCGCCTGATGGGCGGCAACAAGGAATACATCGAAAAGGAGATTCCACATCTCTCCTCCCTGCTCTGCCGCTCGCTGGAGGAAATCGTCGCGTTTGCGGAACTCATCATCATTGGCAACGGCAACCGTGAATATGCCGCGGTTTTCGAGAAGCGCAAACCGGAGCAGGTTGTCATCGATCTCGTTCGCATGTTGCCGGACAATGGCAGCTCGCAGCCGAATTATCATGGCGTGTGCTGGTAGGGCGCGCTGCCGCGCTGCCGGCACTTGCTCACCTCCCGACCTTGATGCACGGCACTTACAGCAGAGGGGTGACTCGTGTCACGACCACGCAAAAAAG
Proteins encoded in this window:
- a CDS encoding UDP-glucose/GDP-mannose dehydrogenase family protein produces the protein MRISIFGLGYVGTVTSACFARLGHQVTGVDVNLQKVALLNDGKSPIVEEAIGELVQQQVQAGRLRATTDIDTAIANSELSLICVGTPSNGNGSLSLSSVLSVSRSIAQALRAKKEDHLVVVRSTVVPGTVNRQIIPLMERESGKSHGRGFSVCFNPEFLREGSSVKDFESPPFTLVGTRDQACVEKVRELYAGVAAPFYVSSLEVAETVKYASNIYHAVKITFANELGAYCKSLGIDSHEVMNLFALDTKLNISRAYLRPGFAFGGSCLPKDLRALLYHAKSQDLSLPLLEAVLPSNERHLQRVVEMVLAQGKRRIGILGLSFKAGTDDLRESPLVWLTETLLGKGYELRILDRDVAMARLMGGNKEYIEKEIPHLSSLLCRSLEEIVAFAELIIIGNGNREYAAVFEKRKPEQVVIDLVRMLPDNGSSQPNYHGVCW